From one Rhizobium lentis genomic stretch:
- the mfd gene encoding transcription-repair coupling factor, with protein MIPGFDAKKLAAIAEPLTIGNVPAGLEPLLLAELARTGEPVAYVMSDGHRMADLEQMLGFVAPDIPVLTLPAWDCLPYDRVSPSADTSARRLAALGGLIAHRKKPHAAIVLVTANAMLQKVAPHDVIESLSFSARPGNQLRMDDLAGRLERNGFDRVATVREVGEYAVRGGILDVFVPGSEEPVRLDFFGDTLESIRSFDPASQRTTGQVRSLDLNPMSEVTLTPDNISRFRKNYLSAFGATTRDDALYLAVSEGRRYPGMEHWLPLFYEKLDTVFDYLSGFRIVTDHTVREAAEERSKLVLDYFDARLNSGQSAKGQMAQGTPYKPVTPGQLYLDSKLFAKTLEALGAIRISPFNEIEGEARRVVNVDARQGQRWARSNAEGGGDAERINIFDVVVKHIADRRAAGAKVLVTAWTEGSLERLLQVLNEHGLEKVKPVEALKDLGSLAKGEAAAAVLNLESGFEAGELVVIGEQDILGDRMVRRSKRRKRAADFISEVAGLDEGSIVVHAEHGIGRFIGLRTIEAAGAPHACLELQYADEAKLFLPVENIDLLSRYGGEGTDAQLDKLGGGAWQMRKAKLKRRLLDMADALIRIAAERLTRHAPMLTAPDGLYDEFAARFPYDETEDQDNAIDAVRSDLGAGRPMDRLVCGDVGFGKTEVALRAAFVAAMNGVQIAVVVPTTLLARQHFKTFSERFRGLPVRVQQASRLVGSKELALTKKEVADGKTDIVVGTHALLGAGIKFANLGLLIIDEEQHFGVKHKERLKELKSDVHVLTLSATPIPRTLQLAMTGVRELSLITTPPVDRMAVRTFISPFDSLVIRETLMREHYRGGQSFYVCPRLADLADVHAFLQSDVPELKVAVAHGQMPAGELEDIMNAFYEGRYDVLLSTTIVESGLDVPTANTLIVHRADMFGLAQLYQLRGRVGRSKVRAFALFTLPVNKVLTATAERRLKVLQSLDTLGAGFQLASHDLDIRGAGNLLGEEQSGHIKEVGFELYQQMLEEAVAEVKGVDEIHDTGWSPQISVGTTVMIPEDYVPDLHLRMALYRRLGEITELKEIDGFGAEMIDRFGPMPIEVQHLLKIVYIKSLCRTANVEKLDAGPKGVVVQFRNKEFPNPANLVGYIGKQGTMAKIRRDHSLFLTRDLPTPEKRLQGAAVIMTQLAELAK; from the coding sequence ATGATCCCTGGTTTCGATGCGAAGAAGCTTGCGGCTATTGCCGAGCCGCTGACGATCGGCAATGTGCCTGCCGGCCTCGAACCGCTGCTGCTTGCCGAACTCGCCCGAACGGGAGAGCCGGTCGCCTATGTCATGTCCGACGGCCATCGCATGGCCGATCTGGAACAGATGCTCGGCTTCGTCGCCCCCGACATTCCGGTTCTCACCCTGCCGGCCTGGGACTGTCTTCCCTACGACCGCGTCTCGCCGAGCGCCGATACATCGGCCCGCCGGCTTGCGGCGTTGGGTGGACTGATCGCCCACCGCAAGAAACCGCACGCCGCGATCGTGCTGGTCACCGCCAATGCCATGCTGCAGAAGGTGGCGCCGCATGACGTCATCGAAAGCCTGAGCTTTTCGGCACGCCCCGGCAACCAGCTGCGCATGGACGATCTCGCCGGGCGCCTGGAGCGCAACGGCTTCGACCGCGTTGCGACCGTTCGCGAAGTCGGCGAATATGCCGTGCGCGGGGGCATTCTCGACGTCTTCGTGCCGGGTTCGGAAGAGCCGGTTCGCCTCGATTTCTTCGGTGACACGCTGGAATCGATCCGCAGCTTCGATCCCGCCAGCCAGCGCACCACCGGCCAGGTGCGCTCCCTCGATCTCAATCCGATGAGCGAGGTGACGCTGACCCCCGATAACATAAGCCGCTTCCGGAAGAACTACCTTTCGGCTTTCGGCGCAACGACGCGCGACGACGCGCTCTATCTCGCCGTTTCCGAAGGCCGGCGTTACCCCGGCATGGAGCATTGGCTGCCGCTCTTCTACGAGAAGCTCGATACCGTCTTCGATTATCTGAGCGGTTTCCGGATCGTCACCGATCACACGGTGCGCGAAGCGGCGGAAGAGCGCTCCAAGCTCGTTCTCGATTATTTCGATGCCCGCCTGAATTCCGGCCAGTCGGCCAAGGGCCAGATGGCGCAGGGCACGCCCTACAAGCCGGTGACGCCAGGCCAGCTTTATCTCGACAGCAAGCTCTTCGCCAAAACGCTCGAAGCGCTCGGCGCCATCCGCATCAGTCCCTTCAATGAAATCGAAGGTGAGGCGAGGCGGGTCGTCAATGTCGACGCCCGCCAGGGTCAGCGCTGGGCCCGCTCGAATGCAGAGGGCGGCGGCGATGCCGAGCGCATCAACATCTTCGATGTCGTCGTCAAGCACATCGCCGACCGGCGTGCCGCCGGCGCAAAAGTGCTCGTCACCGCCTGGACCGAAGGCTCACTCGAACGCCTGCTGCAGGTGCTGAACGAACATGGCCTGGAAAAGGTCAAGCCCGTCGAGGCGCTGAAGGATCTCGGCTCGCTGGCGAAAGGCGAGGCCGCTGCTGCGGTGCTCAATCTCGAATCCGGCTTCGAGGCGGGCGAGCTCGTCGTCATCGGCGAGCAGGACATCCTCGGCGACCGTATGGTGCGCCGCTCCAAGCGCCGCAAGCGCGCCGCCGATTTCATCTCGGAGGTCGCCGGCCTCGACGAGGGCTCGATCGTCGTTCATGCCGAACACGGCATCGGACGCTTCATCGGGCTGAGGACCATCGAGGCTGCGGGCGCCCCGCATGCCTGCCTCGAACTGCAATATGCCGACGAGGCCAAGCTCTTCCTGCCGGTCGAAAACATCGATCTTCTCTCGCGCTACGGCGGCGAGGGCACCGATGCCCAGCTCGACAAGCTCGGCGGCGGCGCCTGGCAGATGCGCAAGGCCAAGCTCAAACGGCGCCTGCTCGACATGGCCGATGCGCTGATCCGCATTGCTGCCGAGCGGCTGACGCGCCATGCGCCGATGCTGACGGCGCCGGACGGCCTTTACGACGAGTTTGCTGCCCGCTTCCCCTATGACGAGACCGAGGACCAGGACAATGCCATTGACGCTGTGCGCTCCGATCTCGGCGCCGGCCGGCCGATGGATCGTCTCGTCTGCGGGGACGTCGGCTTCGGCAAGACGGAAGTGGCGCTGCGCGCCGCTTTCGTTGCAGCAATGAACGGCGTCCAGATCGCCGTCGTCGTGCCAACGACCTTGCTCGCCCGCCAGCATTTCAAGACCTTTTCCGAGCGTTTCCGTGGTCTGCCGGTGCGCGTCCAGCAGGCCTCGCGCCTCGTTGGGTCGAAGGAGTTGGCGCTGACCAAAAAGGAAGTGGCGGACGGCAAGACCGATATCGTCGTCGGCACGCATGCGCTGCTCGGCGCCGGCATCAAATTCGCCAATCTCGGTCTGCTGATCATCGACGAGGAACAGCATTTCGGCGTCAAGCACAAGGAGCGGCTGAAGGAGCTGAAGAGCGACGTGCACGTGCTGACGCTCTCGGCGACGCCGATCCCGCGCACGCTGCAGCTCGCCATGACCGGAGTGCGCGAACTGTCGCTGATCACCACGCCGCCGGTCGATCGCATGGCGGTGCGAACCTTCATCTCGCCCTTCGACAGCCTGGTCATCCGCGAGACACTGATGCGCGAGCACTATCGCGGCGGCCAGAGCTTCTATGTCTGCCCGCGGCTTGCCGATCTCGCGGACGTGCATGCCTTCTTGCAGTCGGATGTGCCGGAGCTGAAGGTCGCCGTCGCTCATGGCCAGATGCCGGCCGGCGAACTCGAAGACATCATGAACGCCTTCTATGAAGGCCGCTACGACGTGCTGTTGTCCACAACCATCGTCGAATCCGGTCTCGATGTGCCGACGGCTAACACGCTGATCGTCCACCGCGCCGATATGTTCGGCCTTGCCCAACTCTATCAGCTGCGCGGCCGCGTCGGCCGCTCCAAGGTGCGCGCCTTCGCGCTCTTCACCCTGCCTGTCAACAAGGTGCTAACGGCGACGGCCGAACGCCGGCTGAAGGTGCTGCAGTCGCTCGACACACTCGGAGCCGGCTTCCAGCTGGCAAGCCACGATCTCGACATCCGCGGCGCCGGCAATCTGCTCGGCGAGGAACAGTCCGGCCATATCAAGGAGGTCGGCTTCGAGCTCTATCAGCAGATGTTGGAAGAGGCGGTCGCCGAGGTCAAGGGTGTCGACGAGATTCACGACACCGGCTGGTCGCCGCAAATCTCCGTCGGCACGACGGTGATGATCCCCGAGGATTACGTGCCCGACCTGCATCTGCGCATGGCGCTTTACCGTCGTCTCGGCGAAATCACGGAACTGAAGGAGATCGACGGCTTCGGCGCCGAGATGATCGACCGCTTCGGGCCGATGCCGATCGAAGTCCAGCATCTGTTGAAGATCGTCTACATCAAGTCGCTCTGCCGCACCGCTAACGTCGAAAAACTCGATGCTGGCCCGAAGGGCGTCGTCGTGCAGTTCCGCAACAAGGAATTCCCCAATCCGGCAAACCTCGTCGGCTATATCGGCAAGCAGGGCACGATGGCGAAGATCCGTCGCGATCACAGCCTGTTCCTGACCCGCGACCTGCCGACACCGGAAAAACGCCTGCAGGGTGCGGCTGTCATCATGACGCAACTGGCGGAACTCGCGAAATAA
- the glnA gene encoding type I glutamate--ammonia ligase, translating to MATASEILKQIQENDVKFVDLRFTDPKGKLQHVTMDVASVDEDMFADGVMFDGSSIGGWKAINESDMVLMPDTETVHMDPFFAQSTMVIVCDILDPVSGEAYNRDPRGTAKKAEAYLKASGIGDTVFVGPEAEFFVFDDVKYKADPYNTGFKLDSTELPSNDDTDYETGNLGHRPRVKGGYFPVPPVDSAQDMRSEMLTVLSEMGVVVEKHHHEVAAAQHELGIKFDTLVRNADKMQIYKYVVHQVANAYGKTATFMPKPIFGDNGSGMHVHQSIWKGGKPTFAGDEYAGLSETCLFYIGGIIKHAKAINAFTNPSTNSYKRLVPGYEAPVLLAYSARNRSASCRIPFGSNPKAKRVEVRFPDPTANPYLAFAAMLMAGLDGIKNKIHPGKAMDKDLYDLPPKELKKIPTVCGSLREALESLDKDRKFLTAGGVFDDDQIDAFIELKMAEVMRFEMTPHPVEYDMYYSA from the coding sequence ATGGCGACCGCAAGCGAAATTTTGAAGCAGATCCAGGAAAACGACGTCAAGTTCGTCGATCTGCGCTTCACCGACCCGAAGGGCAAGCTGCAGCACGTCACGATGGACGTTGCCAGCGTCGACGAGGACATGTTCGCTGACGGCGTGATGTTCGACGGCTCTTCGATCGGCGGTTGGAAGGCCATCAACGAGTCCGACATGGTGCTGATGCCTGACACCGAAACGGTGCACATGGACCCGTTCTTCGCTCAGTCGACCATGGTTATCGTCTGCGACATCCTCGATCCGGTCTCCGGCGAGGCCTATAACCGCGATCCGCGCGGCACCGCAAAAAAGGCCGAAGCCTATCTCAAGGCCTCCGGCATCGGCGACACTGTCTTCGTCGGTCCGGAAGCGGAATTCTTCGTCTTCGACGACGTCAAGTACAAGGCCGATCCCTACAATACCGGCTTCAAGCTTGATTCGACCGAACTGCCGTCGAACGACGATACCGATTACGAAACCGGCAACCTCGGCCATCGTCCGCGGGTCAAGGGTGGTTATTTCCCGGTTCCCCCGGTCGACAGCGCCCAGGACATGCGATCGGAAATGCTGACGGTGCTGTCCGAGATGGGCGTCGTCGTCGAAAAGCATCACCATGAAGTTGCCGCCGCTCAGCACGAACTCGGTATCAAGTTCGATACGCTGGTGCGCAACGCCGACAAGATGCAGATCTATAAATATGTCGTGCACCAGGTGGCGAACGCCTACGGCAAGACGGCAACCTTCATGCCGAAACCGATCTTCGGCGACAACGGCTCGGGCATGCACGTGCATCAGTCGATCTGGAAGGGCGGCAAGCCGACTTTCGCCGGCGACGAATATGCCGGCCTTTCCGAAACCTGCCTGTTCTATATTGGCGGCATCATCAAGCACGCCAAGGCGATCAATGCCTTCACCAACCCGTCGACGAATTCCTACAAGCGTCTTGTGCCGGGTTATGAAGCGCCGGTGCTGCTCGCCTATTCGGCCCGCAACCGTTCGGCCTCCTGCCGCATTCCGTTCGGCTCAAACCCGAAGGCAAAGCGCGTCGAAGTCCGTTTCCCGGATCCGACCGCCAACCCCTACCTCGCTTTTGCGGCCATGCTGATGGCAGGCCTCGACGGCATCAAGAACAAGATCCATCCGGGTAAGGCGATGGACAAGGATCTGTACGATCTGCCGCCGAAGGAACTGAAGAAGATCCCGACCGTCTGCGGCTCGTTGCGCGAAGCGCTTGAGAGCCTCGACAAGGACCGCAAGTTCCTGACTGCCGGCGGCGTCTTCGACGACGACCAAATCGACGCGTTCATCGAGTTGAAGATGGCAGAGGTGATGCGTTTCGAAATGACGCCGCATCCAGTCGAATACGACATGTATTATTCGGCCTGA
- a CDS encoding OsmC family protein: MAKYGATVAWERSGAIFTDNRYSRAHRWTFAGGIEVRASSSSHVVPLPYSAEDAVDPEEAFVASLSSCHMLWFLSIAAKQGFCVDSYTDAAEGVMEKNGEGRLAMTVVTLKPHVVFSGEKQPSLSELEGLHHRAHDECFIANSVKTEVRCVPVLG, from the coding sequence ATGGCGAAATACGGCGCAACGGTCGCCTGGGAGCGGAGCGGCGCGATCTTCACCGACAACCGCTACAGCCGTGCCCACCGCTGGACCTTCGCCGGCGGCATTGAGGTGAGGGCGTCCTCATCCTCGCATGTCGTTCCGCTGCCCTATTCCGCCGAGGATGCGGTCGATCCGGAGGAGGCTTTCGTCGCCTCGCTCTCCAGCTGCCACATGCTCTGGTTCCTGTCGATTGCCGCCAAGCAAGGCTTTTGCGTCGACAGCTACACCGATGCCGCCGAGGGCGTCATGGAGAAGAATGGCGAAGGCCGGCTTGCCATGACCGTGGTGACGCTAAAGCCGCATGTCGTCTTCAGCGGCGAAAAGCAGCCTTCCCTCAGCGAGCTGGAAGGCCTGCATCATCGCGCCCACGACGAATGTTTCATCGCCAATTCGGTGAAGACTGAGGTGCGCTGCGTACCGGTTCTGGGCTGA
- a CDS encoding GrpB family protein encodes MRIEIEEARQSWVEDFTTLKSAIMGAAPAGAYVHHIGSTAVPGLPAKNIIDIQLTVNDLADVDADAFKEAGFEHRPIVIDHCPPGLDLAEGELRKAFYRSKGRPANLHIREKGRFNQRYSLLCRDFLRAHPMAASAYALIKQRLAQRFPDDVDFYYDIKDPVFDIIMDGANDWAKLIGWSEPPGD; translated from the coding sequence ATGCGGATCGAGATCGAGGAGGCGCGGCAAAGCTGGGTCGAGGATTTCACGACCCTCAAATCCGCAATCATGGGAGCAGCACCCGCCGGGGCATATGTGCATCACATCGGCTCGACCGCCGTTCCCGGACTTCCCGCCAAGAATATCATCGATATTCAGCTGACGGTGAACGATCTCGCTGACGTAGATGCCGACGCCTTCAAAGAGGCGGGCTTCGAGCACAGACCGATCGTCATCGATCACTGCCCTCCGGGACTTGATCTGGCCGAAGGCGAACTGCGCAAGGCCTTCTATCGCAGCAAGGGGCGCCCGGCGAACCTGCACATCCGCGAAAAAGGCCGTTTCAATCAGCGATATTCTCTTCTTTGCCGCGACTTCCTGCGCGCCCATCCGATGGCGGCAAGCGCCTACGCTCTGATCAAGCAGCGGCTCGCCCAACGTTTTCCCGACGACGTCGATTTTTACTACGACATCAAGGACCCGGTGTTCGACATCATCATGGACGGCGCCAATGACTGGGCAAAGCTGATCGGCTGGTCCGAACCCCCAGGCGACTGA
- a CDS encoding DsbA family oxidoreductase has protein sequence MERITIDIVSDVVCPWCYLGKARLELAIAEVQDEIGVDINWRPYRLNPDYPKEGVDQKKALAEKLGGEERVAQAHKMLTDLGREVGIAFDFEAIKIGPNTLDAHRLIHWAMIEGREKQDKVVTALFKANFEAGRNVGDHAVLLDIAEKAGLNRSVIASLLASEADSNLIVAEITAAQEMGVNGVPFFIFDQQYAVSGAQTPALLANALRDIAKAKAEARSGLN, from the coding sequence ATGGAGCGTATCACCATCGACATCGTCTCGGATGTCGTCTGCCCCTGGTGCTATCTCGGCAAGGCACGGCTGGAACTTGCCATCGCCGAAGTGCAGGACGAAATCGGCGTCGACATCAACTGGCGACCATACCGACTCAATCCCGACTATCCCAAGGAAGGCGTCGACCAGAAGAAGGCACTGGCTGAGAAGCTCGGGGGCGAGGAGCGTGTGGCGCAGGCGCACAAGATGCTCACCGATTTAGGCCGTGAGGTCGGCATCGCCTTCGATTTCGAGGCGATCAAGATCGGCCCGAACACGCTCGACGCCCACCGGCTGATCCACTGGGCGATGATCGAAGGCCGTGAGAAGCAGGACAAGGTGGTTACGGCGCTGTTCAAGGCGAATTTCGAGGCAGGCCGTAATGTCGGCGACCACGCGGTGCTGCTCGATATCGCCGAGAAAGCCGGGCTCAATCGCTCGGTCATCGCCTCGTTGTTGGCTTCCGAAGCAGACAGCAACCTCATCGTTGCCGAAATCACCGCGGCACAGGAGATGGGCGTCAACGGCGTGCCCTTCTTCATCTTCGATCAGCAGTATGCCGTCAGCGGCGCCCAGACACCCGCCTTGCTCGCGAATGCATTGCGCGATATCGCCAAGGCGAAGGCCGAGGCGCGATCGGGGCTCAACTGA
- a CDS encoding extracellular solute-binding protein, with amino-acid sequence MLRIVVSLVLSLLCGTVAAEPLHGIAMHGEPALPPDYKHFPYVNPEVKKGGKITYGVVGTFDSLNPFIVKSNRTTARGMWDPEYGNLVYESLMQRSRDEPFTLYGLLAETVEWDDARSFIQFNLNPKAKWADGQPVTPEDVMFTFELLRDKGRPPYSERLKVVAKMEKVGEHSVRFTFNEKADRETPLIFGLFPVLPKHAVNPETFDRTSLTPPVGSGPYKVKTVKPGESITYERDPNYWGKDIPAKVGTDNYDQITVQYYLQDTTLFEAFKKGDVDIYPDGNPGHWANAYNFPAATSGAVIKDVFTPKLPSGMLGFVFNTRRPIFADPKVREGLSLAFDFEWANKNLYSGAYKRTQSFWQNSELSSFGVPANAAELALLGPIKDKIAPEILNGTYKLPVTDGSGRDRNVLKQAVALLKEGGYTIQGGKMLDASGRQLAFEIMTQNADQEKLAIAYQRSLQTIGIAVSIRTVDDSQYQSRTNSFDYDMIIKSYTSSLSPGTEQLGRWSSAARVQEGKDSFAGANDPDLDTLIDHVLKARSADDFTAAVRAYDRLLLSSHYVLPLYHIGQQWVARSKRIGRPDTTPLYGNQLPVWWDASVQ; translated from the coding sequence ATGCTCCGGATCGTCGTCTCCCTCGTCCTATCGCTGCTGTGCGGCACTGTTGCAGCCGAACCGCTGCACGGCATCGCGATGCATGGCGAGCCGGCCTTGCCGCCCGACTACAAGCACTTTCCTTACGTCAATCCCGAAGTGAAGAAGGGCGGTAAAATCACCTACGGTGTGGTCGGCACGTTCGACAGCCTCAATCCGTTCATCGTGAAAAGCAATCGCACCACGGCGCGCGGCATGTGGGATCCGGAATACGGCAATCTCGTCTACGAATCACTGATGCAGCGTTCCAGGGACGAGCCCTTCACGCTTTACGGCCTGCTTGCCGAGACTGTCGAATGGGACGACGCCAGGAGCTTCATCCAGTTCAACCTCAATCCGAAGGCGAAATGGGCCGACGGCCAGCCGGTGACGCCTGAAGATGTGATGTTCACCTTCGAACTCTTGCGCGACAAAGGCCGCCCGCCCTATTCCGAACGCCTGAAAGTCGTCGCCAAAATGGAGAAGGTCGGCGAACATAGTGTGCGCTTCACCTTCAACGAGAAGGCCGATCGCGAGACTCCGCTGATTTTCGGCCTTTTCCCGGTACTTCCGAAACATGCGGTCAATCCGGAAACCTTCGACCGAACCTCGCTGACGCCGCCGGTCGGTTCGGGCCCCTACAAGGTAAAGACGGTGAAGCCCGGCGAGAGCATCACCTATGAACGCGACCCGAATTACTGGGGCAAGGATATTCCGGCCAAGGTCGGAACTGACAATTACGACCAGATAACGGTGCAGTACTATCTGCAGGACACGACGCTGTTCGAGGCCTTCAAGAAAGGCGATGTCGACATCTATCCCGACGGCAATCCCGGCCATTGGGCCAATGCCTATAATTTCCCCGCCGCCACCTCCGGGGCCGTGATCAAGGACGTGTTCACGCCAAAACTCCCGAGCGGCATGCTCGGCTTCGTATTCAATACGCGCCGCCCGATCTTTGCCGATCCGAAGGTGCGTGAAGGCCTGTCACTGGCGTTCGATTTCGAATGGGCGAACAAGAACCTCTACTCGGGCGCCTACAAACGCACGCAGAGCTTCTGGCAGAATTCCGAGCTTTCAAGCTTCGGCGTTCCTGCCAATGCAGCCGAGCTTGCCCTGCTGGGGCCGATCAAGGACAAAATCGCGCCGGAGATTCTGAACGGGACCTATAAGCTGCCGGTCACCGACGGCTCCGGCCGCGACCGGAATGTGCTGAAGCAGGCCGTCGCGCTTCTGAAAGAGGGCGGCTATACGATCCAGGGCGGCAAAATGCTTGACGCTTCCGGCCGCCAGCTCGCCTTCGAAATCATGACGCAGAATGCCGACCAGGAGAAGCTTGCCATTGCTTATCAGCGTTCGCTGCAGACGATCGGCATCGCCGTATCAATTCGCACGGTCGACGATTCGCAGTATCAGAGCCGGACAAACAGCTTCGATTACGACATGATCATCAAATCCTATACCTCATCGCTGTCGCCTGGAACCGAGCAGCTCGGTCGCTGGTCTTCGGCTGCGCGCGTGCAGGAGGGGAAGGACAGCTTTGCCGGGGCTAACGACCCCGATCTCGACACGCTGATCGATCATGTGCTGAAAGCGCGTTCGGCGGACGATTTCACTGCCGCCGTGCGCGCCTACGACCGGCTGCTGCTATCGAGCCACTACGTGCTGCCACTCTATCACATCGGCCAGCAATGGGTCGCGCGCAGCAAGCGCATCGGTCGTCCCGACACGACGCCGCTTTACGGCAACCAGCTGCCGGTCTGGTGGGATGCGAGCGTGCAGTAA
- a CDS encoding P-II family nitrogen regulator — MKKIEAIIKPFKLDEVKEALQEVGLQGITVTEAKGFGRQKGHTELYRGAEYVVDFLPKVKVEVVLADENAEAVIDAIRKAAQTGRIGDGKIFVSNVEEVIRIRTGETGIDAI; from the coding sequence ATGAAAAAGATCGAAGCGATCATTAAGCCTTTCAAGCTGGACGAAGTGAAGGAAGCCCTTCAGGAAGTCGGCCTGCAGGGTATTACAGTCACGGAAGCCAAGGGCTTCGGTCGTCAAAAAGGCCACACGGAACTCTACCGCGGAGCCGAATATGTCGTCGATTTCCTGCCGAAGGTGAAAGTCGAGGTGGTGCTGGCCGACGAGAACGCGGAGGCCGTCATCGATGCGATCCGCAAGGCGGCGCAGACGGGCCGCATCGGCGACGGCAAGATCTTCGTCTCAAATGTCGAAGAGGTTATCCGCATCCGTACCGGCGAGACCGGCATCGATGCCATCTGA
- a CDS encoding invasion associated locus B family protein has product MMFKSEKKMRAALSVLAVMFGAASAPVSSFAQEAAAQAPAQGVGAPKLGWYKTCSKQEDNDICVVQNLILANGGQLVTAVGLISVSGKINRKLLQVSVPTARLIPPGISMQIDGGKGQKLDYAVCLPDKCTAEIPLTDAMIASLKKGSDVIFTSINFRRAPNPIKISLEGFTGAYDGEPVTETKLAESQRSLQDSMQKKAEEARKKLEDAQKAAKAQ; this is encoded by the coding sequence ATGATGTTCAAGTCTGAAAAGAAAATGCGGGCAGCACTGTCCGTCCTGGCAGTGATGTTCGGCGCCGCTTCGGCTCCGGTCTCCTCCTTCGCACAGGAAGCAGCGGCACAGGCTCCGGCCCAGGGCGTTGGCGCTCCCAAGCTCGGTTGGTACAAGACCTGCAGCAAGCAGGAAGACAACGACATCTGCGTTGTCCAGAACCTCATCCTTGCCAATGGCGGTCAGCTCGTCACGGCCGTCGGCCTCATTTCGGTTTCCGGCAAGATCAACCGCAAGCTCCTGCAGGTCTCCGTTCCGACAGCACGCCTGATTCCTCCCGGCATCAGCATGCAGATCGATGGGGGCAAGGGCCAGAAGCTCGACTACGCCGTCTGCCTGCCGGACAAGTGCACCGCAGAAATCCCGCTGACCGATGCAATGATCGCCAGCCTCAAGAAGGGCAGCGATGTGATTTTCACGTCGATCAATTTCCGCCGTGCCCCCAACCCGATCAAGATCTCGCTCGAAGGCTTCACCGGCGCTTATGATGGCGAACCGGTTACCGAAACGAAGCTCGCCGAAAGCCAGCGCAGCCTGCAGGACAGCATGCAGAAGAAGGCTGAAGAAGCCCGCAAGAAGCTGGAAGATGCCCAGAAGGCCGCCAAGGCGCAGTAA
- the hspQ gene encoding heat shock protein HspQ → MKERLAKFSIGEVVRHKVFPFRGVIFDVDPEFANTEEWWNSIPAEVRPSKDQPFYHLLAENDESEYVAYVSEQNLVNDESGTPLRNPQIYQIFDQAPSGQFKPKMSFAH, encoded by the coding sequence ATGAAAGAAAGACTAGCAAAGTTCAGTATCGGCGAAGTGGTCCGGCACAAGGTTTTTCCGTTTCGCGGCGTCATCTTCGACGTTGATCCGGAGTTCGCGAATACGGAGGAATGGTGGAATTCCATTCCCGCCGAAGTGCGCCCCAGCAAGGACCAGCCATTCTATCACCTGCTCGCGGAGAATGATGAAAGCGAATATGTCGCCTACGTCTCCGAGCAGAACCTGGTGAATGACGAAAGCGGCACGCCGCTTCGCAACCCGCAGATCTATCAGATTTTCGATCAGGCCCCGTCAGGGCAGTTCAAACCCAAGATGAGCTTCGCCCACTAA